The proteins below are encoded in one region of Streptomyces roseirectus:
- a CDS encoding AAA family ATPase, translating into MASGKSTVAQALAERLPRAAHVRGDVFRRMVVSGRVEYGPGALGAAREQLLLRYRLSAATADAYADAGFAAVVQDVILGDDLAVYAGLVRARPLYVVVLAPDASAVAAREAGRGKTGYGDWSVGELDAWLRERTPRIGLWLDTSAMTPDETVEKILAERQRARVR; encoded by the coding sequence ATGGCGTCGGGGAAGTCGACCGTCGCGCAGGCGTTGGCGGAGCGGTTGCCGCGTGCGGCGCACGTGCGCGGGGATGTGTTCCGGCGGATGGTCGTCTCCGGGCGGGTTGAGTACGGGCCCGGGGCCTTGGGGGCGGCGCGGGAGCAACTGCTGTTGCGGTACCGGCTGTCCGCCGCGACCGCCGACGCGTACGCGGACGCCGGGTTCGCCGCCGTCGTCCAGGACGTGATCCTCGGGGACGACCTCGCCGTGTACGCCGGGCTGGTGCGGGCGCGCCCGCTGTACGTGGTGGTGCTCGCGCCGGACGCCTCGGCCGTGGCCGCGAGGGAGGCGGGGCGGGGCAAGACGGGGTACGGGGACTGGTCCGTGGGGGAGCTGGACGCGTGGCTGCGGGAGCGGACGCCGCGGATCGGGCTGTGGCTGGACACGTCCGCGATGACGCCGGACGAGACGGTCGAGAAAATCCTCGCCGAGAGGCAACGTGCGAGGGTCCGGTGA
- a CDS encoding SUKH-4 family immunity protein codes for MNGTAAATTITFTEDALDPYVTHAPTRRWLTGPGLPGVGGLVTFEALRRDGLRTVADSTGDTAGALAADVRDQLVIGGLLGARGQETESVVLDGVTGAVSTTYFFHDRPDLMDLRPLAPSLEKLIRFATAADELAALRGQFASYAGRFGAQAVAEATKHLLALYEGESDGEVAPYWKTIAVIRPLSLMAGPGTTSGLALDLPPRLLDDEYGQGEIVRFEEMDFPPALTHAPTRHFLAAVGLPEESVWFTLDTDAPLRTLPDYCADESTPHDLPPRAAHLIRLGSLLEDTSLVVDGTTGAVFSYTFPDQTLRPLNADISTLAFTLWLIHRERTLDALHDLTATYDHLTEAMNHTLAAVDPTAVLLGENDDWHYWPEVFGDEAGGGLYA; via the coding sequence ATGAACGGCACGGCAGCGGCGACGACGATCACCTTCACCGAGGACGCGCTCGACCCGTACGTGACGCACGCGCCGACCCGGCGCTGGCTCACCGGCCCCGGCCTGCCCGGCGTGGGCGGACTGGTCACGTTCGAGGCGCTGCGGCGCGACGGACTGCGGACGGTGGCGGACTCGACGGGGGACACCGCGGGGGCGCTCGCGGCGGACGTCCGCGACCAGCTCGTCATCGGCGGGCTGCTCGGCGCGCGGGGGCAGGAGACCGAGTCGGTCGTCCTCGACGGCGTCACGGGCGCGGTCTCCACGACGTACTTCTTCCACGACCGCCCCGACCTCATGGACCTGCGGCCCCTCGCCCCGTCCCTGGAGAAGCTGATCCGCTTCGCCACGGCCGCAGACGAACTCGCGGCGCTGCGCGGGCAGTTCGCGTCCTACGCGGGCCGCTTCGGCGCGCAGGCGGTCGCCGAGGCGACGAAGCATCTGCTCGCGCTGTACGAGGGCGAGTCCGACGGGGAGGTCGCGCCGTACTGGAAGACGATCGCCGTCATCCGCCCGCTCTCCCTGATGGCCGGGCCCGGCACGACCTCGGGCCTCGCGCTCGACCTCCCGCCGCGCCTCCTCGACGACGAGTACGGGCAGGGGGAGATCGTCCGCTTCGAGGAGATGGACTTCCCGCCGGCCCTCACGCACGCCCCCACCCGCCACTTCCTCGCTGCCGTCGGCCTCCCCGAGGAATCCGTCTGGTTCACCCTCGACACGGACGCGCCCCTGCGCACGCTCCCCGACTACTGCGCCGACGAATCCACCCCCCACGACCTCCCGCCCCGCGCCGCCCACCTGATCCGCCTCGGCTCCCTCCTGGAGGACACGAGCCTCGTGGTGGACGGCACCACCGGCGCCGTCTTCTCCTACACCTTCCCCGACCAGACCCTCCGCCCCCTCAACGCCGACATCTCCACCCTCGCCTTCACCCTCTGGCTCATCCACCGCGAACGCACCCTCGACGCCCTCCACGACCTCACCGCCACCTACGACCACCTCACCGAGGCCATGAACCACACCCTCGCCGCCGTCGACCCCACAGCAGTCCTGCTCGGCGAGAACGACGACTGGCACTACTGGCCCGAGGTCTTCGGCGACGAGGCCGGGGGAGGGCTGTACGCGTAA
- a CDS encoding type II toxin-antitoxin system death-on-curing family toxin → MARFLTVAEVEEIARVAFGGRAPEARDAGLLASAVQRPRARVFGTAAYEDVYEQAAALLHALAVNHPLVDGNKRTAWLAAATFLGVNGVDLAECAQDAAYALVVDVAAGQESDVGVIAGRLRAL, encoded by the coding sequence GTGGCCAGGTTTCTCACCGTCGCCGAGGTCGAGGAGATCGCGCGTGTCGCGTTCGGCGGGCGGGCGCCCGAGGCCAGGGACGCCGGGTTGCTCGCGTCCGCCGTTCAGCGGCCCCGTGCGCGGGTGTTCGGGACCGCCGCGTACGAGGACGTGTACGAGCAGGCCGCGGCGCTGCTGCATGCGCTCGCCGTCAATCACCCCCTTGTCGACGGGAACAAGCGCACGGCGTGGCTCGCTGCGGCGACGTTCCTCGGGGTGAACGGGGTCGATCTCGCGGAGTGTGCCCAGGACGCGGCGTATGCGCTGGTCGTGGACGTGGCGGCGGGGCAGGAGAGCGACGTCGGGGTGATCGCGGGACGCCTGAGGGCGTTGTGA
- a CDS encoding DEAD/DEAH box helicase, which translates to MTTTAASTSSHHLSPAFPGRAPWGTASKLRAWQQGAMEKYIQEQPRDFLAVATPGAGKTTFALTLASWLLHHHVVQQVTVVAPTEHLKKQWAEAAARVGIKLDPEYSAGPLNKEYDGVAVTYAGVGVRPMLHRNRSEQRKTLVILDEIHHAGDSKSWGEACLEAFEPATRRLALTGTPFRSDTNPIPFVTYEEGADGIRRSSADYTYGYGSALADHVVRPVIFLSYSGNMRWRTKAGDEIAARLGEPMTKDAVSQAWRTALDPRGEWMPSVLRAADQRLTEVRKAIPDAGALVIASDQDSARAYAKLIRELTGTKATVVLSDDTGASKRIDDFAASTDRWMVAVRMVSEGVDVPRLAVGVYATTISTPLFFAQAVGRFVRSRRRGETASVFLPTVPDLLSFANEMEVERDHALDKPKKGGEEDPYAEEDKLLAEAEKQQDEDTGEQEEFKFEALESEAVFDRVMYNGAEFGMQAHPGSEEEQDYLGIPGLLEPDQVQLLLQKRQAKQIAHSKKRPDSEADLLELPAERRPVVSHKELMELRKQLNTMVSAYVHQSGKPHGVIHTELRRVCGGPPSAEATPGQLRQRIAKVQEWATRMR; encoded by the coding sequence GTGACTACCACCGCCGCCTCGACGTCCTCGCACCACCTCTCCCCCGCCTTCCCGGGCCGCGCCCCCTGGGGCACCGCCAGCAAGCTGCGGGCCTGGCAGCAGGGTGCGATGGAGAAGTACATCCAGGAACAGCCCAGAGACTTCCTCGCCGTCGCCACCCCCGGCGCCGGAAAGACGACGTTCGCGCTGACGCTGGCGTCATGGCTGCTGCACCACCACGTCGTCCAGCAGGTCACCGTCGTCGCCCCGACGGAGCACCTGAAGAAGCAGTGGGCGGAGGCCGCCGCCCGCGTCGGCATCAAGCTGGACCCCGAGTACAGCGCGGGCCCGCTGAACAAGGAGTACGACGGCGTCGCCGTCACGTACGCGGGCGTCGGCGTCCGCCCCATGCTGCACCGCAACCGCAGCGAGCAGCGCAAGACGCTGGTGATCCTGGACGAGATCCACCACGCCGGCGACTCGAAGTCGTGGGGCGAGGCGTGCCTGGAGGCGTTCGAACCGGCGACCAGACGCCTCGCGCTCACCGGTACGCCGTTCCGGTCCGACACGAACCCGATCCCGTTCGTGACCTACGAGGAGGGCGCCGACGGGATCCGGAGGTCGTCCGCCGACTACACCTACGGCTACGGCTCCGCGCTCGCCGACCACGTCGTCCGCCCGGTGATCTTCCTGTCGTACAGCGGCAACATGCGCTGGCGCACGAAGGCCGGCGACGAGATCGCCGCGCGCCTGGGCGAACCGATGACGAAGGACGCCGTCAGCCAGGCGTGGCGCACGGCGCTGGATCCGCGCGGCGAGTGGATGCCGAGCGTGCTGCGCGCCGCCGACCAGCGGCTGACGGAGGTCAGGAAGGCCATCCCGGACGCCGGCGCCCTGGTCATCGCCTCCGACCAGGACTCCGCGCGCGCGTACGCGAAGCTGATCCGCGAGCTGACGGGGACGAAGGCGACGGTCGTCCTCTCCGACGACACCGGCGCCTCCAAACGCATCGACGACTTCGCCGCGAGCACCGACCGCTGGATGGTCGCCGTCCGCATGGTGTCCGAGGGCGTCGACGTCCCCCGCCTCGCGGTCGGCGTGTACGCGACGACGATCTCGACGCCGCTGTTCTTCGCGCAGGCCGTCGGACGTTTCGTGCGCTCCCGCAGGCGCGGCGAGACCGCGTCCGTGTTCCTGCCGACCGTCCCTGACCTGCTGAGCTTCGCCAACGAGATGGAGGTCGAGCGCGACCACGCCCTCGACAAGCCCAAGAAGGGTGGCGAGGAGGACCCGTACGCCGAGGAGGACAAGCTCCTCGCCGAGGCGGAGAAGCAGCAGGACGAGGACACCGGCGAGCAGGAGGAGTTCAAGTTCGAGGCGCTGGAGTCCGAGGCCGTCTTCGACCGCGTCATGTACAACGGCGCCGAGTTCGGCATGCAGGCCCACCCCGGGAGTGAGGAGGAGCAGGACTACCTGGGTATTCCGGGTCTCCTCGAACCCGACCAGGTGCAACTGCTGCTCCAGAAGCGCCAGGCCAAGCAGATCGCCCACAGCAAGAAGCGCCCCGACTCCGAGGCCGACCTGCTGGAACTGCCGGCCGAGCGGCGTCCCGTCGTCTCCCACAAGGAGCTGATGGAGCTGCGTAAACAGCTCAACACGATGGTCAGCGCGTACGTCCATCAGAGCGGCAAACCGCACGGCGTGATCCACACGGAGCTGCGCCGGGTGTGCGGCGGGCCGCCCAGCGCCGAGGCGACCCCGGGGCAGTTGCGGCAGCGGATCGCGAAGGTGCAGGAGTGGGCCACGCGGATGCGGTGA
- a CDS encoding IclR family transcriptional regulator, with translation MTAETSQTLDRGLRVLKLLADTDHGLTVTELSTKLGVNRTVVYRLLATLEQHALVRRDLGGRARVGLGVLRLGRQVHPLVREAALPALRALAEDIGATAHLTLVDGTEALAVAVVEPTWTDYHVAYRAGFRHPLERGAAGLAILAGRRKAVGDPGFCLMQGELEAGASGAAAPLLGVTGVEGSVGVVMLADAVPERVGPRVVDAAREVAEALR, from the coding sequence GTGACCGCGGAGACCTCCCAGACGCTCGATCGGGGACTCAGGGTTCTCAAGCTGCTGGCCGACACGGATCACGGGCTCACCGTGACCGAGTTGTCCACGAAACTCGGTGTCAACCGGACCGTCGTGTACCGGCTGCTCGCCACGCTGGAGCAGCACGCGCTGGTCCGGCGTGACCTCGGCGGGCGGGCCCGGGTGGGGCTCGGGGTGCTGCGGCTGGGGCGTCAGGTGCATCCGCTGGTCCGGGAGGCCGCGCTGCCCGCGCTGCGCGCGCTCGCCGAGGACATCGGGGCCACGGCCCATCTGACGCTGGTGGATGGCACCGAGGCGCTGGCCGTCGCCGTCGTGGAGCCCACGTGGACCGATTATCACGTCGCTTACCGGGCCGGGTTCCGGCATCCGCTGGAGCGGGGGGCCGCCGGGCTCGCGATACTCGCCGGGCGGCGCAAGGCCGTCGGCGATCCGGGGTTCTGCCTCATGCAGGGAGAGCTTGAGGCGGGCGCGAGCGGGGCCGCGGCGCCGCTGCTCGGGGTCACCGGGGTGGAGGGCAGCGTCGGGGTGGTGATGCTGGCGGACGCGGTGCCGGAACGGGTGGGACCCCGGGTGGTGGACGCGGCACGGGAGGTGGCGGAGGCGCTTCGGTAG
- a CDS encoding S16 family serine protease, with protein MLSRLSRVQAVAVCAVPLVALLGVAAFVPLPFAIAQPGMTADVLGENKGTPVITVSGAPVRKTSGQLRMTTIVATGPDAEVSLGDVLDGWFRTDSAVMPRDSVYPSGNSVKEIERHNTEQMTQSQDAATEAALAYLGRSSKDVKVDLTLADVGGPSAGLLFTLGIIDKLAGDGDGGDLTGGRVIAGTGTIDADGAVGAVGGVALKTQAARRDGATVFLVPKDECADAQAELPSGLRLIPVTDLKSTVASLKALDSGKGNVPSC; from the coding sequence GTGCTCTCTCGCCTCTCCCGTGTCCAGGCCGTCGCCGTCTGCGCCGTGCCCCTCGTCGCGCTGCTCGGGGTGGCCGCCTTCGTGCCGCTGCCGTTCGCCATCGCCCAGCCGGGGATGACCGCCGACGTGCTCGGGGAGAACAAGGGGACGCCGGTGATCACGGTGTCCGGTGCGCCGGTGCGCAAGACGTCCGGACAACTGCGGATGACGACGATCGTGGCGACCGGGCCCGACGCCGAGGTGTCGCTGGGCGATGTGCTCGACGGCTGGTTCCGGACGGACTCCGCCGTGATGCCCCGCGACTCCGTCTACCCGAGCGGGAACTCCGTCAAGGAGATCGAGCGGCACAACACCGAGCAGATGACCCAGTCGCAGGACGCCGCGACCGAGGCCGCGCTCGCCTATCTCGGGCGGTCTTCCAAGGACGTCAAGGTCGACCTGACGCTCGCCGACGTCGGCGGCCCCAGCGCCGGGCTGCTCTTCACCCTGGGCATCATCGACAAGCTCGCCGGCGACGGGGACGGCGGTGACCTCACCGGCGGTCGCGTCATCGCCGGGACCGGGACGATCGACGCGGACGGGGCCGTCGGCGCCGTCGGCGGGGTCGCGCTCAAGACGCAGGCGGCGCGCAGGGACGGGGCGACGGTGTTCCTCGTCCCCAAGGACGAGTGTGCCGACGCGCAGGCCGAACTCCCCTCCGGCCTGCGGCTGATTCCGGTCACGGACCTGAAGAGCACGGTCGCCTCCCTCAAGGCCCTGGACAGCGGCAAGGGGAACGTGCCTAGCTGCTGA
- a CDS encoding ArsR/SmtB family transcription factor, whose amino-acid sequence MTEPQHPEVRKIDARSLRGLAHPLRIQLLDALRFGGPATASQLAAKLGESSGATSYHLRQLAEYGFIEDDPEQGKGRERWWKATHTGLEFDDELLTDADPAVRGAADLYMHEIATNHTRELSTWLGNRASWPEEWSRTWDMSSTTLRLTPEQALAFIEDIHRVYEDYRSRAAAEDAPGTQRIRAHSHVFPITTT is encoded by the coding sequence GTGACCGAGCCTCAGCACCCCGAGGTGCGCAAGATCGACGCCCGCTCCCTGCGCGGACTGGCACACCCCCTACGGATCCAGCTGCTGGACGCCCTCCGCTTCGGCGGACCAGCGACGGCCTCCCAACTCGCCGCGAAACTGGGCGAGTCCAGCGGCGCCACGAGCTACCACCTGCGGCAGCTCGCCGAGTACGGCTTCATCGAGGACGACCCCGAGCAGGGCAAGGGCCGCGAACGCTGGTGGAAGGCGACCCACACCGGCCTGGAGTTCGACGACGAACTGCTCACCGACGCCGACCCGGCCGTGCGCGGCGCCGCCGACCTCTACATGCACGAGATCGCGACCAACCACACCAGGGAGCTGTCGACCTGGCTGGGCAACCGCGCCTCATGGCCCGAGGAATGGAGCCGCACCTGGGACATGAGCAGCACGACACTGCGGCTCACCCCCGAACAGGCGCTCGCGTTCATCGAGGACATCCACCGCGTCTACGAGGACTACCGAAGCCGCGCCGCCGCCGAGGACGCCCCCGGAACCCAGCGGATCCGCGCCCACAGCCACGTCTTCCCCATCACCACCACCTGA
- a CDS encoding glycine betaine ABC transporter substrate-binding protein, with protein sequence MRRWITLLVAASLLSACGLTSGSPMVDDVEPGTIGQGKPLEGAELTVTSKSFTENLILGAMMGIAFEAAGADVLDRTGIQGSIGAREAVKKGDADGMYEYTGTAWITYLGNSRPVTDPLAQWEAVRGADVRNGLTWLPQSQVNNTYALAMNRAAYEKYGTRTLSQVAALAKSDPRAVSLCVESEFANRADGLPGMQKAYGMSVPSSRITQMDSGIIYTQTQKGHCTYGEVYTTDGRIKAMDLVVMEDDRHFFPNYNAAPEINSKAMKKWPAIAGVLNPISARLNNAVAQELNAKVDVDGEDPHQVALDWMKAQGLVK encoded by the coding sequence ATGAGACGCTGGATCACCCTGCTCGTCGCCGCGTCCCTGCTGTCCGCGTGCGGTCTGACGTCCGGCTCGCCCATGGTCGACGACGTCGAGCCCGGCACGATCGGGCAGGGCAAGCCGCTCGAGGGGGCCGAACTGACGGTCACCTCCAAGTCGTTCACCGAGAACCTCATCCTCGGCGCCATGATGGGCATCGCCTTCGAGGCGGCCGGCGCGGACGTCCTCGACCGGACCGGCATCCAGGGGTCCATCGGGGCGCGCGAAGCGGTCAAGAAGGGCGACGCGGACGGGATGTACGAGTACACCGGGACCGCCTGGATCACCTACCTCGGCAACAGCCGGCCGGTCACCGATCCGCTGGCCCAGTGGGAGGCCGTCCGCGGGGCCGACGTCCGCAACGGGCTGACCTGGCTGCCGCAGTCCCAGGTCAACAACACGTACGCGCTCGCGATGAACCGCGCGGCCTACGAGAAGTACGGGACGCGGACGCTGTCCCAGGTCGCCGCGCTCGCCAAGTCCGACCCCAGGGCCGTGTCCCTGTGCGTGGAGAGCGAGTTCGCGAACCGGGCGGACGGGTTGCCGGGGATGCAGAAGGCGTACGGGATGAGTGTGCCGTCGTCCCGGATCACCCAGATGGACTCGGGGATCATCTACACCCAGACGCAGAAGGGGCACTGCACGTACGGCGAGGTCTACACGACCGACGGGCGGATCAAGGCGATGGACCTCGTCGTGATGGAGGACGACCGGCACTTCTTCCCCAACTACAACGCGGCGCCCGAGATCAACTCCAAGGCGATGAAGAAGTGGCCCGCGATCGCCGGGGTGTTGAACCCGATCTCCGCTCGGCTCAACAACGCGGTGGCGCAGGAGCTGAACGCGAAGGTGGATGTCGACGGGGAGGATCCGCACCAGGTGGCACTGGACTGGATGAAGGCGCAGGGGTTGGTGAAGTGA
- a CDS encoding ABC transporter permease produces MDADAPDEPTPRPAAKAQPLLSWRKLTVLPAFLVVLLLGTWIWFQQADLDSISENALSGGQVSKALWQHVELTAISTFFVLIIAIPLGVLLTRGAVRRATPVVMAIANIGQATPAIGLLALLVIWLGIGEKAALIGIIAYAVLPVLSNTIAGLRANDPTLLEAARGIGMSPVGVLSRVELPLAVPLILAGVRTALVLNVGTATLATFGGGGGLGVLITTGITNQRMPVLVLGSILTVALALLVDWLASIAELLLRPRGLETGR; encoded by the coding sequence TTGGACGCCGACGCGCCGGACGAGCCGACGCCGCGGCCCGCTGCCAAGGCCCAACCTCTGCTCAGTTGGCGGAAGTTGACGGTCCTGCCCGCCTTCCTCGTCGTCCTCCTCCTCGGCACCTGGATCTGGTTCCAGCAGGCCGATCTGGACTCGATCTCCGAGAACGCGCTCTCCGGCGGGCAGGTCTCCAAGGCGCTGTGGCAGCACGTCGAACTCACCGCGATCTCCACGTTCTTCGTGCTGATCATCGCGATCCCGCTCGGTGTGCTGCTCACCCGGGGTGCCGTCCGCAGGGCCACGCCGGTCGTCATGGCGATCGCCAACATCGGCCAAGCCACCCCGGCCATCGGCCTGTTGGCGCTGCTCGTGATCTGGCTCGGCATCGGGGAGAAGGCCGCGCTGATCGGGATCATCGCCTACGCCGTCCTGCCGGTGCTGTCCAACACGATCGCGGGGCTGCGCGCGAACGACCCGACGCTCCTGGAGGCGGCGCGGGGCATCGGCATGTCCCCCGTCGGCGTCCTGTCGCGCGTCGAACTCCCCCTGGCCGTACCGCTGATCCTCGCGGGCGTCCGCACGGCGCTCGTCCTCAACGTGGGGACGGCGACGCTGGCGACGTTCGGCGGGGGCGGTGGGCTCGGGGTGCTGATCACGACCGGGATCACCAACCAGCGCATGCCCGTACTGGTGTTGGGCTCGATCCTCACGGTGGCGCTCGCGCTGCTCGTGGACTGGCTGGCGTCGATCGCCGAACTCCTGTTGCGGCCAAGGGGATTGGAGACCGGCCGATGA
- a CDS encoding betaine/proline/choline family ABC transporter ATP-binding protein (Members of the family are the ATP-binding subunit of ABC transporters for substrates such as betaine, L-proline or other amino acids, choline, carnitine, etc. The substrate specificity is best determined from the substrate-binding subunit, rather than this subunit, as it interacts with the permease subunit and not with substrate directly.), protein MSETPEPTRPTESLGASIELENLSKRYPGNPNPSVDNVNMEIKAGETVIFVGPSGCGKSTTLKMINRLIEPSGGRIRIGGEDVTDIDPVKLRRKVGYAIQSSGLFPHMTVAQNIALVPKMVGWSKGRIKERVEEMLDLVGLDPGEFHGRYPRQLSGGQQQRVGVARALAADPPVLLMDEPFGAVDPITRDHLQDELIRLQHELHKTIVFVTHDFDEAIKLGDRIAVLRERSHIAQFDTPEAILTNPADDFVSGFVGAGAALKRLNLTRVRDVPITDYPTVTVDDPLQVIFNKLRESGTNEILLLDKRGRPYKWLRRGDLMRAKGSLARAGTLVNDTVTRDATLRDALEAVLTDSSGRTAVTGRRGEYTGVVDMETLMNSVHELLEADRLEAMEHQHELEEARAAQTHAEQEGDGGEEKA, encoded by the coding sequence GTGTCTGAGACGCCAGAGCCCACCCGGCCCACCGAATCCCTGGGCGCCTCCATCGAGTTGGAGAACCTGAGCAAGCGCTACCCGGGCAACCCCAACCCGTCCGTCGACAACGTGAACATGGAGATCAAGGCAGGCGAGACGGTCATCTTCGTCGGCCCCTCCGGCTGCGGGAAGTCGACGACGCTGAAGATGATCAACCGGCTGATCGAGCCGTCCGGCGGCCGGATCCGGATCGGCGGCGAGGACGTCACCGACATCGACCCGGTGAAGCTGCGCCGCAAGGTCGGGTACGCGATCCAGTCGTCCGGCCTCTTCCCGCACATGACGGTCGCTCAGAACATCGCGCTGGTACCGAAGATGGTGGGCTGGTCCAAGGGCCGGATCAAGGAGCGGGTCGAGGAGATGCTGGACCTCGTCGGGCTCGACCCGGGCGAGTTCCACGGGCGCTATCCACGGCAGTTGTCCGGCGGCCAGCAGCAACGCGTGGGCGTGGCACGGGCGTTGGCGGCGGATCCGCCGGTCCTGCTGATGGACGAGCCGTTCGGCGCCGTCGATCCGATCACGCGCGACCACCTTCAGGACGAACTCATCAGGCTCCAGCACGAGTTGCACAAGACGATCGTGTTCGTCACGCACGACTTCGACGAGGCGATCAAGCTGGGCGACCGGATCGCGGTGCTGCGCGAGCGGTCCCACATCGCGCAGTTCGACACCCCGGAGGCGATCCTCACCAACCCCGCCGACGACTTCGTGTCCGGGTTCGTCGGCGCGGGTGCGGCGTTGAAGCGGCTGAACCTCACGCGGGTGCGGGACGTGCCGATCACCGACTATCCGACGGTGACCGTCGACGATCCGCTCCAGGTCATCTTCAACAAGCTGCGCGAGAGCGGGACCAACGAGATCCTGCTCCTCGACAAGCGCGGCCGGCCCTACAAGTGGCTGCGGCGCGGGGACTTGATGCGTGCGAAGGGTTCGCTGGCGCGCGCCGGGACGCTGGTCAACGACACGGTGACCCGGGACGCGACGCTGCGGGACGCGCTGGAGGCCGTCCTCACCGACAGTTCGGGGCGCACGGCGGTGACCGGGCGGCGCGGGGAGTACACGGGCGTCGTCGACATGGAGACGCTGATGAACTCCGTGCACGAGCTGCTGGAGGCCGACCGGCTCGAAGCGATGGAGCACCAGCACGAGTTGGAGGAGGCGCGGGCGGCGCAGACGCACGCCGAGCAGGAGGGCGACGGCGGGGAGGAGAAGGCGTGA
- a CDS encoding ABC transporter permease — translation MSFWEYLGNRHQQLLTDALQHASAVLQCMLLATAIGVLIGVLTYRSEWAGNLATTATSTILTIPSLAMIGLLVPVVGLGVPPTVIALTLYGLLPIVRNAIVGLRGVDPSLVDAAKGIGMSRPARLVKVELPLAWPPILTGIRVATQMLMGIAAIAAYASGPGLGNEIFRGVASLGSKNALNQVLAGTLGIVVLALLFDAVYVLIGRLTIPRGIRV, via the coding sequence GTGAGTTTCTGGGAGTACCTGGGCAACCGGCATCAGCAACTCCTGACCGACGCGTTGCAGCACGCGAGCGCCGTCCTGCAGTGCATGCTGCTGGCGACCGCTATCGGGGTGCTGATCGGGGTGCTCACCTACCGCAGTGAGTGGGCGGGCAACCTCGCGACGACCGCGACCTCGACGATCCTGACGATCCCGTCGCTGGCCATGATCGGCCTGCTCGTACCCGTAGTCGGTCTCGGGGTTCCCCCTACGGTCATCGCTCTCACGTTGTACGGGTTGCTGCCGATCGTGCGGAACGCGATCGTCGGGCTGCGCGGGGTCGACCCCTCGCTGGTGGACGCCGCGAAGGGCATCGGGATGTCCCGTCCGGCCCGGCTGGTCAAGGTCGAACTGCCGCTCGCGTGGCCGCCGATCCTGACCGGGATCCGGGTCGCGACGCAGATGCTGATGGGCATCGCCGCGATCGCCGCGTACGCCTCGGGGCCGGGCCTCGGGAACGAGATCTTCCGCGGGGTCGCGTCCCTGGGCAGCAAGAACGCGCTCAACCAAGTGCTCGCCGGGACGCTCGGGATCGTCGTCCTGGCGCTGCTGTTCGACGCCGTGTACGTCCTGATCGGGCGGCTGACGATTCCTAGGGGGATCCGTGTCTGA
- a CDS encoding Lrp/AsnC family transcriptional regulator — protein MGIDQLDGRIIVLLAREPRIGVLEMSRRLGVARGTVQARLDRLTSNGVIRGFGPEVDPAALGYPVTAFATLQIRQGQGPAIRAHLSEVPEVLELHTTTGSGDMLCRLVARSNADLQRVIDLVVGFDGIVRASTAIVMENPVPLRIIPLVEEASRE, from the coding sequence ATGGGGATCGATCAGCTGGACGGGCGGATCATCGTGCTGCTGGCGCGGGAGCCCCGGATCGGGGTCCTGGAGATGTCCCGGCGGCTCGGCGTGGCGCGGGGCACGGTGCAGGCCCGCCTCGACCGGCTTACGTCGAATGGAGTCATCCGCGGATTCGGTCCCGAGGTCGATCCGGCGGCCCTCGGCTACCCGGTGACGGCGTTCGCGACGCTCCAGATCCGGCAGGGCCAAGGGCCCGCGATCCGGGCGCACTTGAGCGAGGTCCCCGAGGTGCTGGAACTGCACACCACGACCGGCAGCGGGGACATGCTGTGCCGGCTGGTGGCGCGGTCGAACGCGGATCTCCAGCGGGTGATCGACCTGGTTGTCGGTTTTGATGGGATCGTCCGGGCCTCCACCGCGATCGTGATGGAGAACCCGGTGCCGCTGCGGATCATCCCGCTGGTGGAGGAGGCGTCGCGCGAGTGA